One window from the genome of Pirellulales bacterium encodes:
- a CDS encoding phosphatase PAP2 family protein, which produces MTTERKWAVPHPADLMLVGILWTASLKGLVSDFPAAQRLGGLHFVFALVMSCVVAVDAGRRHATWWSRIRPWAMVAWIFTLYSTLGRLSVEAVGTDTFDPVLSRIDIAIFGFDPSFEIQRFLTPGRIEAFALAYAWFIPYIHLALFFNLEARAGANREQFLTAWTLLYTLSYLGYLFVPAFGPVAFPIEHRHVELEGGHFLKLVRDSVASSGGLFGVFPSLHVGCSVFLCYSDWSRDRLRSLMYVPIVLAIYGATIVLRYHYVIDLMVGTLLAFGTPTVGAWIYRRWETRR; this is translated from the coding sequence ATGACAACAGAGCGCAAGTGGGCAGTGCCGCATCCGGCGGATTTGATGCTGGTCGGCATTCTTTGGACGGCCTCGCTTAAGGGGCTCGTCAGCGATTTCCCGGCCGCACAGCGGTTGGGCGGGCTGCACTTCGTATTCGCGCTCGTCATGTCGTGCGTCGTTGCTGTGGACGCGGGTCGGCGACATGCCACGTGGTGGTCGCGCATTCGGCCGTGGGCGATGGTCGCCTGGATTTTTACACTCTATTCGACGTTGGGCCGCTTGAGTGTCGAGGCCGTTGGAACGGATACCTTCGATCCGGTTCTGTCGCGCATTGATATCGCGATCTTTGGCTTTGACCCAAGTTTCGAGATTCAGAGGTTCCTCACGCCTGGACGGATCGAGGCGTTCGCCTTGGCCTACGCCTGGTTCATTCCGTACATTCACCTGGCGCTATTCTTCAACCTCGAGGCCCGCGCCGGCGCCAATCGCGAGCAGTTCCTTACGGCCTGGACGTTGTTGTACACGCTGAGTTACTTGGGTTACCTGTTCGTGCCCGCGTTTGGTCCGGTCGCGTTTCCCATTGAACATCGTCACGTCGAACTCGAAGGGGGCCACTTTCTGAAACTGGTGCGTGATTCGGTCGCGTCGTCGGGAGGGCTGTTCGGCGTCTTCCCCAGCTTGCACGTTGGTTGCAGCGTCTTTTTGTGCTATTCGGATTGGAGCCGCGATCGGCTGCGCAGCCTGATGTACGTTCCCATCGTGCTGGCGATTTACGGCGCCACGATCGTCTTGCGCTATCACTACGTGATCGACCTCATGGTCGGAACGCTGCTGGCATTCGGCACGCCCACGGTCGGTGCTTGGATCTATCGCCGCTGGGAGACACGGCGATGA